tcgcactcgcattcacatcgtcactgagtgggaactgaaaccacgctgcccgcaccaaagtcacaTTGATTCTTTTATTTCTGGTTCTCTCGTTCTATGATGTAACTTCCAGTTTAGGGCGCAGGGACACTTTAGCAATTGACTCTTGTCTCGTTAAATGTATGACGTGGAGTCCTGTACAATAGAAAATATATTGCCGAGGTAGGGCGTTGGATTCCAGTGGCCATTAGCCTATCACGTTAAACGGAGTTGCCGTTATTGTATCGCTTTCCATGCacacttaatttgaccttctctaagcTTTTACAGGAAATGCACATgttcaactgttcaatgtttcagtggTTTTATCACAACTCCATGTTGACAAAACAACGAACTGAAAGGCAAAAGAATAATAGCACTCTCTGGTatagtactttataaaaacaatagcATAAATGcatggaatgtaaagaaataaacagtttgttcatcatgatttcatgcattcattAAATGGTTGACTACTatgttttagttttacagtaaacttcaacgtggagtggcaataaactgcATTTTTTCGAAGATGTTTTCACTATCTGCCGAACTGCTGATTGTTGTGAAGTCGTGCTCGTATCTCAGATATtagctcgcaagtcaaagcaaaagcaTATCATCTGAGCGCTgcctcgtatctcaaaaaacatgtaaatcgGGTAGCACTGTATATTGTTGTCTCGGCGAAGTTGATGGCGTCCTAGCATGCCTCACGGCTGAGTTTGCAAATTGTTCCCCTTTTTTTACATGTGTTCCAAAATGTACTGTTTAACATCTGAACTCTTAGTGTGGGCCGTTAAGGGCGGGGCCCTTTGATTGGCGGTTGTGACGGGCTTGAACGTTGGCTCAAGTCAGGGAGTCTGTGTGTAGAGTGCTTGGGCTGGAGTTGTAGTGTATGTTGTGTGTTCTCAATTGAAGTGCATCAGCAATCGTATCATTCTTAACCACATACGAGTGCCTTATATTTTGCTTAGGAGTCTAGTGCATCAAATTAACATCTTCTCAGCATTTTGTTGACAGACACCCGGCTGTGATGATCTTTTTTGTCACATTCAATTCCTTCTCAACACCTTAGTGGAAATAGTAAAGTTAGATTAAGTAAGTGACTGTGCAAGAGAAGTGTTTCTTGTTGACATAAATTTTCTGCTAATGTTAAAAAGACTCTACGTGTGTTTGTGGGTGGGGGTCAAGACCTGAGGATGATGCATTTTCCCAAATAATAGACAATTGAATGCTCTAAATGTGTGAGCACACGTTTTTGTTATGTAGATTTGCAAGTTGTGTGACGTGTCACCTTTTTTTGTCCGAATGGAGTTGCCGTACAGCTGCAGATTTAGTTCCCTATGCGCTTTGGGTAACCACACACTGTGTTGTCAGCAAGTAGGTGGAGTTAGTCCACAACACACCCCTCTTAAAGCAGCGCTGTGCTGGAGGTTGTCTTACACCATTCTCCCTCAGCTCCTTCTTCCCAGGTCGGACAAAATGGCTCATCTCCCTGCTCTTTTCCAGTATGTGGACGAACACCAGGAGCTTTATGTGAAGGTAAGATGGCCTCGCCTATGGGCTCGAGGCTACACTAACTTATTATGCTGTAGGAACCATTCCCATTAACATGTATTTCCTTTCATGTGTTATAAAGTCTTCAGAGTGCCATACAAAATTAATGAAAACATATGATGCAATCATCAAGCAACtgattattgttatatattATGAGCATTTGTGGTCTAAATGTTTAGAGACTTTTTAGAACAGTTTTGCACGGCGGGCCACAGGTTGCCCACACCTGCCTTGTTAACATTCAGTTGTTCTTGACCAGCGCTTGGCGGAATGGGTGGGCGTCCAGAGCGTGTCCGCCTGGCCGGAGAAGCGTGGCGAGATCAAGAAGATGATGCAAATGGCCGCCAAGGACATCGAGCGgctgggcggcacagtggagaTGGTGGACATCGGTCAACAGAAGGTGACAACATGCTTTGTGTGGAATTGCTTATCGATTAATCGTGTGCAAGTGTGCCACGCTGTTGAGTTGCTCGCAACTCTTTTGCTGTCTACTGTAGAGAAGTGCAACATGACAATCACTAGTATTAATAATatagtacaaacaaaaacaaagagcagcATTTTAGGAGGTATTGAGggaacaattaaataaaaataaaaacaaacagaagaaaACAGGATTTAGATGTGTGTTACTCGCCAGCGGAATAACCTCTGGCTGTTGGAAAACTGAAGTTGCTTGTTGGCTTTCAAACTCAGCTTGCAGTAGACGTGACGTCACGCATGCTTTGTTCATGACATCTTTAATCCCGGGCACCGGTTTTACTGCTCTAAAGAGATTTCAATCTTGCTCCTCTTTTCATCTTTAACAGCTTTAATTATCATGTGCATCAAGAGGGAATCAAAAAGTGCCAATGTGAAGGGAGCTATTGTGTGTTTTGATTGGAGAGTAAGATTTTGTATGGTTATTTGcgattgtattattttatgttgCATGTTTTGGTTATATGTTGTGTACATATACATAATACAGTCTGTTGTATTTGGACTTCTTtgtacttgcttttattttgccttgcttttctctgctgtctgcagtcaGGTCGGCAtcgtaaatgagaaactgttctcagtTGCCTTAGCTGGTTAAAAATGGTTACATTAAGTAAACATGTTCCATGTTggtatatgatatgatataataAATAATCTTATTGTATTGTGCTACTgtaatatttgtacaattagtgcaaattgtattgtatataaCACTATGTACGTTGTGTGAAACCTCtgtttatgtatatgtatgcataatTTGTATTAACCACTacagaaacatgaaaaaaaagattttggtcATGACAAATTCTGATATCTAACACTGTATGTacgaaatactgtatatagatcagcagtaaaaataacaattagaTGACTCATCGGTAATATTCCAAATTATCAAGTAGATTTAGTGGAATATCCATCCCTATTTCAATGTCCAGATGATAGCGTTTCTATTTGTCGCAGCTTCCGAGCGGGGAGGAGATCCCGCTGCCCCCCATCATCCTGGGACGGCTGGGCTCCGACCCAGGCAAGAAGACCGTGTGCATCTACGGCCACCTCGACGTCCAGCCCGCCAACGTTGACGACGGCTGGGACACGGAACCGTTCACTATGGTGGAGAAAGACGGTGAGTGTATAAAGGCACTTTCAGTCTCTGGTTTTGAAATGGTTTGTAATGCTTTCAAGAGTCCTGTGATTACTTTCACTACTGCATTGTACATGCATTCTCTGCAGACATGTCTTGATAACAGATTCGAGAAGTAAAACACATGCTTGAGGTGAAACTGTCAATTAGTTATTCATCCATAACAACTAGTGTTTGGACTGTCAATATCTTACGGGCGTTAGTTAGTGTTTTGATCAGCGCATTGCTCCACGAAATGCATGCTGTGCAGCTTTTATCAGCTGATCCTATCACCGTTCACGCTCATTTCCAAAGTCCTTTCCAAGTCATCACGGCTTATCTTGCCGCTCGCAATGTAGAACTAGGCAGAAAGGGTCATTACCTTGTTTTGTAGTCGCTATTGTACATTGAAGAGCCAACTTGGACTCGGTTGCTctccaaaacagcagcacctatcGAGGCGCATAAACTGTATCAAGTGTGGAGACTTAGCGCTTACCCtccaaaacattaaatataatcGTGTGTTATGTTGAGATGGGGACCTGCGATCATTTCACAATGTTGTGTTAATGTTGATGTTACGGGGGAGCTACGGTACGCGACTTACTTGTTCTGCTCATTCTTCCtctgttctggttgttgtttaattctttttcccATAATTACTGTACTCCTTTTTATATCATTTTAATTGCCACTTTCACTTGAGATCATGACttgtaatatatattatacattgttaaatattagTCCCCAAACTCACATTTGTGATGGTCTATCAGATGATAGAAAGCAGcacctccacttcctcttcccGTCGCCTCCATCATGCTTGGTCAGCTTCTATTTTGCATAactcgtttgtgtgtgtgtgtgtgctactataaaaaaacaaaaatcaattcaaGAGAATAGCTTCAACCTAAGAACATTTTGAATGGTCTGACCAGAGCTCAGACTTCAatccaaatgtttgttttattttagtttggttGTGGAATTGTCCAGCCAAAGCCCAGACGaaaatccaatttcacttaaaacttgaaaatgctgttattttcttttatttggcaGGAAAGCTCTATGGAAGAGGCTCCACTGACGACAAGGGTCCTGTGCTGGCTTGGTTTAACTGCATTGAGGCTTACCAGAAGATCCAGCAGGTAAACTTCCAGCAAGAAGGGTAACGTGTGAACAGCCGATTGTATGCGGGTGACTGTCCAAAGGTCTCCAATGCGAAATGGCCTCTCCTTGCAGTCACTTAATAATTAAGCCCACTCGCATCACCAAGTGTGTTGCTTTTTACACCAttctttcttttaaatcaaCCTAATCATGAGATGGTACTTCCGCGGCAGGAGCTGCCCATCAACATCAAGTTCTGCTTTGAGGGCATGGAGGAGTCTGGATCGGAGGGCCTGGACGAACTGGTCTTCTCGCGCAAGGACACCTTCTTCAAGGACGTGGACTACGTGTGCATCTCGGACAACTACTGGCTGGGCAAGACCAAACCCTGCATCACATACGGCCTGAGAGGAATCTGCTACTTCTTCATTGAGGTGGAAGTCTTGACATTTTGATACTTTTACACCCAGCACGTTGGTaagataaaaataacaacaatgttGACAATACATTTAAAGGTGGACGGCTGTGAGAAGGACCTGCACTCGGGCGTGTTTGGCGGCTCTGTTCACGAGGCCATGACGGACCTCATTACACTTATGGGCAAGTCAAGCTGCTGTTTGTATTCATAGCTGGTCATGCATAAAGAAAGTGAACATACCTGTAAGTGGAACTGGAGCTTTAGCTAATCAAGGTGGATGGACTTAGGAAAACAAAAACCCTCTGACGTcttcctttttaaaattacagtaaGTCCAAGTGTAGACCTACATCAACAAATGAATGGCTTCAGCAGAAGGaagtttatttcttttctttttttggaatggCCTCGGAATTCGATTTTGTATCATTTTGTTTCTGTGACACCTTTTCTTTAAAGTTTAGGGATGGTTTAGCCAGAGCCCAGACCTCAATCCAaattgttattgtatttatttttttcattttattttattttgattcaatCTTTCTAAATGTCTAACCAGAGCCCAGACCAAAAAACTATTTCATTTACattaaattgacattttggaaGGGTTCAGCCAGAGCACAGACCACAttccaaatgtcttattttttattttcaactaaATTACAATCAAGTATTATAATGGACTCTGCAGCGCCAATTCGAATTAATTGGGAACTATCCAGCCGCAGCCCATACCACaatccaattttttattttattttattttattcaaagttTTGGAATCTTCCACCCAAAGCCCAgatcaaaatgtaattgtatttgaattaaattaacatttctaatgataaagtaattttatatatatatatttttttattaacatttcTTCTTCACTGTCAGAAGAAAGTGGGTTCCTATCTCTGCAATGGTCTCCCTGTGAGGAGTTAGTGTGTCCTCCTCGTGGTTTTAAATTCAAAAAATTATCAACCAGAGCCTAGACcgaaatccaatcaaaaatcactCTAGGAGTGCCCTGGAGGGGGACTGTCTGCAACAGATGCCCTCACAATCTGAGAGCTTTAGAATGCTTGGTGAgggtttgtttctttgttttccacAAATGTGACCATTTGTGTTGTCTCCTTCGACAGGCTCCCTGGTGGACAGGAAGGGGAAGATCTTGATTCCTGGCATGTATGACGACGTGGCTCCTTTGACAGACGACGAGAGGCAACTTTACGACAGGATCGAGTTTGACTTGGAGGAGTACTGCAAAGACGTCGGTGTTGGACAGCTACTGCACAGCACCAAGGTAAGCCGAGCCGAGGCCGTTGTTAACGGTAGAAACAAGGCCACCAAGCATTTGAGTCCCCgtgttttacctttttttatAGGAACAAATCCTAATGCACCGCTGGAGGTACCCCTCGCTCTCTCTGCACGGCATCGAGGGTGCTTTCGCCGACGCAGGCGCCAAGACTGTTATCCCGCGAAAAGTCAACGGCAAATTCTCCATCCGCCTGGTACCTGACATGGACCCCAAAGTTGTGGAGAAGAAGGTAAGACCACaaataattaaatcaaattaaaataaactacaatactttgtattaaaatacattcaattGAATTAAGATGAAATACAATAATATGTTATACATTGAAATTAGATTGACatgaattttttattaaattatagtAAAATAGGCGACACGGTGACATCTAATAGTGGAAAGGTATAGTAAATAATATAGATAAAATATAAGGAAATCAAAAGAATTTAAAATAGAATACAGCAAATTACATTAATGTCATATGAAATACTATGTTTATTTGAAAGCCAATAAAATGGATTGAAATTAAACTAATTAAGATACAATCAAATgcaatgtaataaaatgaaactaagcaaaattttaaaaatgaattcctCAGCCATTTTTTACTAGTCATCATGTGACTTTGCGGTTTGCCACAAGTGTCTGTCTGTGCAAACCTAAAAATAAAGCCTGCCAATAGACTTTGAGGAAGTACATGCCTCTCAccattagggaaaaaaaataagcaaaactgcacacatCATGAAACTTTTTGACTTGAAGTCACATGTGAACAGCTGACTtactgataatgatgataatccATTTCAAACCACCAGTTGCTACACATCACACAAgtcaatatttgtttgttttatgtgtatTTATTCAACACGATCATGATTTTGGTTTTCAGGTGACTGACTATCTAAAGCAGAAGTTTGCCGAATTGGAGAGCCCCAACAAGCTGAACGTGTACATGGGCCACGGGGCCAAAGCCTGGGTGTCCGACTTCAACCATCCGCACTACATGGCGGGTCGCAAAGCCATGAAGACGGGTATGCACCCTGTGtcacagaggtggcaaaagtacaaaCACTCtttatttaagtaaaaaaaaaaaggtttggtaAAAGCAGAAGTATAGATTAAGCTCCTTTACTTACACTGGGTATCAAAATGTTGCACACTTCTGTTGAATGGCCAGGTTTTTGCTGCTCATTAAACCGTCAGTCTCTGTTGCATAACAGTCTTTGGTGTGGAACCGGATCTGACGCGCGAGGGAGGCAGCATCCCCGTCACCCTGACCTTCCAGGAGGCGACGGGACGCAACGTCATGCTGCTTCCCGTCGGTTCCTCTGACGACGGCGCACACTCCCAGAATGAGAAACTCAACAGGTGCTTGACTCATTTTCAGCCTTTTGTTCAAGCATCGTGAATaaaatttctcattttatttttaccttcaGATCTAACTACATTCAGGGGACCAAGATGCTTTGTGCATACTTCCATGAGGTGTCCCAGCTGCAAGAATAGATCCCAATACCCCATGGACCGCTATCAACTGTTGTATTTACAATATCAATGCGATTTATGCTTGTCTTCCAATAATAAAAGACTTCTGTTTTCTTACTGTAGTCCTGGCTCATGAATGTCTCACTAGTTTATCCATGGAATTGTCGAGGATCACGGAAAGGGGACCGAGCCCAAccgcaaataaaaatgtatgcctCCTCTAAAATGTTAAGAATTGCCTATAAATCTACCACGAATTATGATCCTGAAACCGGTTAATATTTCAAACTCCTCTTCTGTCACCCTTAGAAATcgtttgcagatttttttgattttgaaaaaaccCACCTGAAGTGTGCATGTATATGCACGAGGGGAAGACTTCCTGTAACAACCCAGGTCaaacttttttctttgtcagatTTGACAATTCAACGTAATAGCTTGAAACCAATTCCTATTTAGAAACTCTTTGGGCGTTATCTTGTGGCATGTTAACAGAAAGCCCTAAAACGGAATAGGTGAGCGTTTAAAAGGTATAGACGTGGGATTTTTGTGAGTAAATACAATTACACGATACACAGTTTGTGGAATAAAAGACGCTTCAGTcgacatttcaaaacatttacagtCATTCTCGAAAGTcttgacttttttatttgtattgtattttgatttattcccccccccccctgtattTATTGGAAAATGTTGTGATTCAGTATTTTATGTTTGACTGTATTTTAACTCAGTGAAGAACTTTGTGTGTCCTCTGTGAAAAGTGCTATAGAGTACAAATTAAATGTACTACTTCCACTTGCACTGTACTTCCAAGTTAAAGGGAGGCTGTCTCTTTAAAGAATGAGGCGGGCCTTATTTAGAACCCGGATACCCGCCAGATCGACAACAAACTATTTAAAATGACTAATTCACAACGTCCTTATTTTATCTCCAAGCAGGCAATATATGTACAGAAAGGTTTCGTTAAATTAAGCTCTTTTATCGGTACATATATGCTTAGATTAGGGGGATAAAAAGATAAACCATTTTCCGGCGCGGGAAAATCGTAAAAAACACGGAAGTTCTTGCTTGCTCGCTCAatgatgtcactgttgtgcGCTCCTACCTCACATTTTCACTCACAACCCGATTGAAATGAGACTCGTAAACAATGTTTAGCTTCGCCGAACATCTTCCGAAGTCATTCTGACATTTTGGACCAAAGCTTTTGGTCCTACTATGGATCGCTATAACGAGGTGAAACTGTTGCTGAAAAGCTGGGAGCAGGGCTTTTTCAAGGAGCAGCAGAGGAAACCCGCTAAggtaacacattttttatttttattttttgtatatacATGGCTATTTCACTTCTGCAGGTAAATCAGTCCTGACTATATTTACATAAAATGTTCAGGAGGACATTGATGAAGCTTCAGAGGACACCAAGAGTGAGTGCACACATTTGTCTGTTTTTCTATACTTGTACTGTCCAATAATTCTATGCAATATGTTGCTCTTTTCCAGATTTATACAGAGAGTACCGCAGTTTGAAACAGGCCAAAGAGAATAGCAGCAGCAGTAGTACTTGTTCAACCAGAAATAATACTGAACAGTCAGGATCTGCACCCCAGAAGGtagtgatgataataataataataataataataatgaattttatTTCAAGGCGTCTTTGAAAGCACACAAGGACATTACACTCAACCCGTACAAGAAAGGTTTAAAAGtaataaacaaaagaaacaagtggcattgaaaatggatggatggatggatggatgaaagaagCATCTATGTAAAAACAAGATGAGACAAGGGGGAGTATGAAATTTTAAACAGGCTTTGAGTTTACATGGAAGAGGCAACTACAGTCTGTTTAATTtagttcattttatttgtcagtGGCAAATCGCAGAAAACATTTAGCTCAAGAGTCTGTCCGTGCCAGTttatagtatactgtacatagcccCAATTTGATTTGGGGACAATAAATCCCTGTAAAATTGGTTAATGTGAAGAACATTTGTAAATTCAGTACCACATTTCtggcaaaatgaaaagaagaaatccatttagcaagaaacaaggAGTAGACACTTCATTTGTTCTTTAATGGGCTGGGTCTTTGATTTGAAATTGTGTTTGAGAGTATACAGCAGCATGAGCAATCGTGCCATTGTGTCCTTTCAGGACTGCTGGGGTTCTCATCTGAATCGCAGTGCGTTACCAGCGTCTTCGCCCCAACCCCTTACCGCCCTCGACAGAGATGCTCTGAAGGCCTCGGCGCAATACTACGGCCTCAAACTGAAGAACAATCTGGCGACGCTGACTTATAAGGTATCTCAAATTCAAAGACAAGGTTGTGTGGATGACTGTGTTGTTAATGTGTGCATGTTGTTACAGGAGAACCCTGTCTCGTTTAAAAAATCTGGACGTGTGCCTTTTAACTCCTTAAAAAAAGATGTTCAATGTGTACAGAACACCAACGCTGTCGCAACGTCCCCTGTTGCAGAATCTAGCCCATTTTCACCAAGGTGAGTGACTGCTCTACAGCAAAAAGACTTATTGTTACTGTATCATCACAACTtgctaacaaaaacagcagGACCTACCTCCATACCTCTCAGAGGAATGAAAGCGTGGAGACTATTAGAGATGATCTTACGTTAAGTGGAGATGGCGTCTTTACCAACGATTAGCTTTCCACTCGACTCTGACATTTGGACCATTGGCAATGTTTTGTTACGAGCCCAACAGCAACACTTTTAGAGGCATGTAGAAGCGTGGTGTTCCCTGCACAGACTTAAAAAAATGATTGTACATCATGTTGAGATCTTTATGATCTTTAGCCTGTTGCTTGACTTCCTGGTAGATATGTGGTGGCTCCACAATCTCACCATAATAgtcctttttattttctcaCTTTGAACATTGTTTTCCGCCGATTCACTACTCACGAATTCACCTTGTCACTGATATTTCTGGGaaacctatcctccattatgtGCTAAAAAACGAGCCTTTCACGGTTTTCGTGCTTGTTCTGAAGCGCCGTAAGATGGTACCGAAGCACTTTCTAATATGAAAGCAGTGCTTTGGCTCCATCTCAAGGCCAAGgaagtacagtgttcccccctGCTTTTTGTGAGGCCTGCTGTGAATAGTGAAAATTTGTATTTGAGACCCCCTTCTAAACAGGTTCATTGCCTAAGGATGCCATGAAGCTCctaaactcacttcaacatagtttcttggcacccAGATGCCACAACATGGAGGCAAAGCAACACATATATTACAACCAGCTTTGGCTTGagcaaaaaacagcaaataggtcaGTTTGTCAGCGGATAACGGAGGACGTGTTCGGCGTATCTTGTGGTATCTATCGGGCACCCCTTTTTGGGTGGCTGTCAGTTACTCACGGATTTTCGCTACTCGCGGCCGGACTCGGGACCTTTCATGGGGGATTACAGTTAATATTATTCCCGCCGCCACCATTTCACATAAAAtgagttttctttatttttgtcaagctACTGCAGCTACACTGAAGTCCTCGGGTGCCCTCCAGGATTGGCACACTGCACTACGtttcttcatttttcacttgttCTCAATTTGAACAAAAGGGGCAACATCTTCTTTGTATTCCTCCCTTACAGGCGTGTGAAGCCAACCTCGGGAGCCTTGGTCTCCAATAAGCCCGATCTGGCGGACCCTGAAGAACCTCTTGAGCAGTTTCCACCCATTCTAGAACCTTCCAAAAGTTCTACTAGTTTTGGTAGGACTCAGGTGTGTACCATCTCCAGTGGAGATGGAGAAAAAGACTCGGGGACTTCAGATGGAGGCCTTGGACCCCTAAGTCTTGGAAGACTTGGAGGAGCCGCCACTGCGGCAAGGCCTTCGCCCGCCAACCGGCTGATCTCAGTGGACAGAAAGTGGCTGGAGAGGTGTCAGGTTTTTGGTGAGCTGGGAGCTGAAGAGAAGCCCCGGGCGGGAAACCAGGAGGATCGTCAGCCAGGCGGGAAAGACGAGGAGAAACGAGTTAAGGAGAAAGATGCCACGACCAACACTCCGGTAAATCTTGATCCACGTCCCgtgaaaatgaaggaaaatacaGAAGACCCGGTGCCACCGGAAAATGTCAGTGGGAGTCCTCCAAAGAAGAGCGTGAAGAAGAGGCAGCGAGAAGGAGAGGCGATAGAGGAAGGGGGAGCccggaagaggaggaggaagaagaacgAAGATGGAGGTGAGAAGAAGAACGAGGAGAATGCCGAGGAAGGAAACGGGAAGAAGAGGCGCAGAAAGAAGGGAAAAGAAGACGCAGAAGCCGAGAAAGACAAAGAGACCAAGGCATCAAAGAAGGTACAGTAGGAAATGGATGTAGAAACAGTGTTTGAAGTACTTATTTTGGGACGTACGAAAAGGTGATGataattttcaaactttttttgaagaaatcaaataaattatAACCAAATGAATTATAAGCAAAACAAGAAACTAATCTGTTAAGGGAAGATGTTGGTATTTTATGTAGTTAGGTCAAcaataaatagaaaaagaaaataaggctGAATAATTTCaagtttctttttcaaaattcaaaattagaTCAATTGTAGCCTTTAtaattcagtttaaaaaaatctttatggGTAAATAAAACATGTTCGCATGCCATATAATATGCTGATGTTTTGTGCagtagatcagaatcagaatcagaatcatctttatttgccaagtatgtccaaaacacacaaggaatttgtctccggtagttggagccgctctagtacaacagacagtcaatttacagaacactttggagacataaagacattgacaaaaaacaacaacaaacaacaattgtgcaaaaagatgcagagtcctcagttcgaatggctaatatcgcaatagtccggtgcaatgaccattgtgcaaagggcactgagacttcaaggagtgtatgcggtttaaagtgacgagtactgcgataatctgggacaatggttgtgcaaatgttacagatactcctcaatcagtgtgcaaatggagcagatgctactctggcatgagtggccactatatgcaaatagtgcagcacggcgagacaattacagtgagtgcacgagtaatacataatacagaaa
This window of the Phyllopteryx taeniolatus isolate TA_2022b chromosome 21, UOR_Ptae_1.2, whole genome shotgun sequence genome carries:
- the cndp2 gene encoding cytosolic non-specific dipeptidase, with protein sequence MAHLPALFQYVDEHQELYVKRLAEWVGVQSVSAWPEKRGEIKKMMQMAAKDIERLGGTVEMVDIGQQKLPSGEEIPLPPIILGRLGSDPGKKTVCIYGHLDVQPANVDDGWDTEPFTMVEKDGKLYGRGSTDDKGPVLAWFNCIEAYQKIQQELPINIKFCFEGMEESGSEGLDELVFSRKDTFFKDVDYVCISDNYWLGKTKPCITYGLRGICYFFIEVDGCEKDLHSGVFGGSVHEAMTDLITLMGSLVDRKGKILIPGMYDDVAPLTDDERQLYDRIEFDLEEYCKDVGVGQLLHSTKEQILMHRWRYPSLSLHGIEGAFADAGAKTVIPRKVNGKFSIRLVPDMDPKVVEKKVTDYLKQKFAELESPNKLNVYMGHGAKAWVSDFNHPHYMAGRKAMKTVFGVEPDLTREGGSIPVTLTFQEATGRNVMLLPVGSSDDGAHSQNEKLNRSNYIQGTKMLCAYFHEVSQLQE